Proteins from one uncultured Cohaesibacter sp. genomic window:
- the rsxA gene encoding electron transport complex subunit RsxA, with product MEHTLLILLETALVNNVVLVKFLGLCPFMGVSNKLSAALGMGFATTFVLTLASTAAWVVETLILEPLGLQYLRILTLILLIAAIVQFTEMAIHKFSPVLHQRLGIFLPLITTNCAVLGVALLNIQEDHTLFESVLFGLGSALGFSLVLILFSGLRERIKLADVPTLFKGTPIAFLTAGFLSLSFMGFAGLVSH from the coding sequence ATGGAACATACACTGCTGATCCTTCTGGAAACGGCGCTGGTCAACAATGTGGTGCTGGTCAAGTTTCTCGGCCTGTGCCCCTTCATGGGCGTATCAAACAAATTGTCAGCAGCACTCGGCATGGGCTTTGCGACCACTTTTGTGCTGACATTGGCATCAACGGCTGCGTGGGTTGTCGAAACGCTGATCCTTGAGCCACTGGGGCTTCAGTATCTGCGCATTCTGACCCTGATTTTGCTGATCGCGGCCATTGTGCAATTTACGGAAATGGCCATTCACAAATTCTCGCCGGTCTTGCATCAACGGCTTGGTATCTTCTTGCCGCTGATTACCACCAACTGCGCGGTGCTTGGCGTGGCTCTGCTCAATATTCAAGAAGACCATACCTTATTTGAGAGCGTTCTGTTTGGGTTGGGATCAGCTCTCGGCTTCTCTCTGGTTCTCATCCTGTTTTCCGGCCTTCGGGAACGCATCAAGCTGGCCGATGTTCCGACCCTGTTCAAGGGCACCCCGATTGCCTTTCTAACCGCAGGCTTTCTTTCCTTGTCCTTCATGGGCTTTGCGGGACTGGTATCTCACTAG
- a CDS encoding ATP-binding protein — translation MTEQLANRAHAPFYTVECAARCQLVEFQKQEYEKARLNAVRARMAETEMEYRTREVIDGALYLLQKPLNVMTALSNNLQRTGCSTKAPGCMPMGCALDEALDSGQEAARTLRLSLPNDKNIPHTPVNMNEAIRDCLIISADRIDASGIEVDWRASPELPMIYSDEIIIRVLLRMLLDNAINAIGENGATARSVSVISRVGADRMVEVSIQDTGPGIDRAARTKVFEPFYTAWQSGPHHAGLGLAIARQIVADLHGDIEIRESNVRGSTLCVSLPAC, via the coding sequence ATGACAGAACAACTCGCAAATCGGGCTCACGCACCTTTCTACACCGTTGAATGCGCCGCGCGCTGCCAGCTGGTCGAATTCCAGAAACAGGAATATGAGAAAGCCCGCTTGAATGCGGTGCGCGCCAGAATGGCCGAAACAGAGATGGAGTATCGCACCCGCGAAGTGATCGACGGGGCTCTCTATTTGCTGCAAAAGCCGCTCAATGTCATGACGGCCCTGTCCAACAATCTGCAACGCACGGGATGCAGCACAAAGGCACCCGGTTGCATGCCTATGGGCTGCGCACTGGATGAGGCTCTTGATTCCGGTCAGGAGGCTGCGAGGACCTTGAGGCTCTCACTGCCCAACGATAAAAATATCCCGCATACACCAGTCAATATGAACGAAGCGATAAGGGATTGCCTCATCATTTCAGCCGACCGGATCGATGCCAGCGGCATCGAGGTCGACTGGCGAGCCAGCCCGGAACTGCCGATGATCTACAGTGATGAAATTATCATTCGTGTGCTGCTCCGGATGTTGCTCGACAATGCCATCAACGCCATAGGGGAGAACGGCGCGACTGCCCGCTCGGTCAGCGTCATATCGCGCGTTGGTGCCGATAGAATGGTTGAAGTCAGTATTCAGGATACCGGCCCCGGCATAGACCGGGCCGCCAGAACAAAGGTCTTCGAGCCATTTTATACCGCCTGGCAGTCAGGCCCTCACCATGCCGGTTTGGGCTTGGCAATCGCCAGACAGATCGTGGCAGACCTGCATGGTGACATCGAGATCCGGGAGAGCAATGTGCGTGGCTCCACCCTCTGTGTCAGCCTGCCTGCCTGTTAG
- the nifA gene encoding nif-specific transcriptional activator NifA, with amino-acid sequence MSIQCPTTSDEVINHEDGLCPKPVFCAFYRRELETLYKVSQLLGRSLNLHDTAREVLRLLHEEGRLHYGMICLLDKESGLLRIIDIHQDEATFTKNVSYLPGEGIVGSILSEKKLIVVPRIAEEPRFLDRLGVYDPRRPFIGAPIFLGSNDPVGVFAAQPNYADKFLEDNAKLMQMIASLIGQAILLSSSVQEEQEKLREERDSLRRRVKRQHGFENIIGETEAMRLVFDQVRMVAKWNTTVLIRGESGTGKELIANAIHYNSPRANEPYLKLNCAALPDNLLESELFGHEKGAFTGATSMRKGRFEQADGGTLFLDEIGEITPAFQSKLLRVLQEGEFERVGGNKTHKVDVRIIAATNKDLEAAVEAGDFREDLYYRLNVMAIQMPSLKDRMDDIPELARFLIGKISQQQGRPLSLKDSAVRLLMRHSWPGNVRELENCLERASVMSPNGIIDRDVVSLSGLPEKTLVGVPAQPLPPVLKTPAAEETTSAEKAWQNEELDERERVIAALEEAGWVQAKAARLLDMTPRQIAYRIKILGISVRRI; translated from the coding sequence ATGAGCATTCAGTGTCCAACGACGTCGGATGAAGTCATCAATCACGAAGATGGTCTATGCCCAAAGCCCGTCTTTTGTGCTTTCTATCGAAGAGAACTGGAAACCCTTTACAAAGTAAGCCAACTGCTGGGCCGCTCCCTCAATTTGCATGATACGGCACGAGAGGTGCTGCGATTGCTGCATGAAGAAGGGCGATTGCATTATGGAATGATTTGTCTGCTCGACAAGGAAAGCGGACTGCTACGGATCATCGACATTCATCAGGACGAAGCCACCTTTACCAAGAATGTCAGCTATTTGCCCGGAGAGGGTATTGTCGGTTCCATCTTGAGCGAAAAGAAATTGATCGTTGTGCCACGCATTGCCGAAGAGCCGCGCTTTCTGGATCGTCTCGGTGTCTATGATCCGCGCCGCCCCTTTATCGGGGCTCCCATTTTTCTGGGCTCGAATGATCCCGTTGGCGTGTTCGCTGCGCAACCGAACTATGCGGACAAGTTTCTCGAAGACAATGCCAAACTGATGCAGATGATCGCTTCGCTCATCGGGCAGGCAATCTTGCTGTCCAGCTCGGTGCAGGAAGAGCAGGAAAAACTGCGCGAAGAACGCGACAGCCTGCGTCGGCGGGTCAAGCGCCAACATGGATTTGAAAATATCATCGGAGAAACCGAGGCCATGCGGCTGGTGTTCGATCAGGTGCGCATGGTCGCCAAATGGAACACCACTGTGTTGATCCGCGGCGAGAGCGGCACCGGCAAGGAATTGATTGCCAATGCCATCCATTACAATTCGCCGCGCGCCAATGAACCTTATCTCAAGCTAAACTGCGCCGCTCTGCCGGACAATTTGCTGGAGTCAGAACTATTCGGCCACGAGAAAGGAGCCTTTACCGGCGCAACTTCCATGCGCAAGGGCCGCTTTGAACAGGCTGATGGTGGAACGCTGTTTCTTGATGAGATTGGCGAAATCACGCCCGCCTTCCAATCCAAGCTTCTGCGTGTCTTGCAGGAGGGCGAATTCGAGCGCGTCGGTGGCAACAAAACCCACAAGGTGGATGTGCGCATCATCGCGGCCACCAACAAGGATCTGGAAGCTGCCGTGGAAGCGGGAGACTTCCGCGAAGACCTTTATTATCGCCTCAATGTGATGGCTATCCAGATGCCATCTCTCAAGGATCGTATGGATGACATTCCAGAACTGGCGCGCTTCCTGATTGGCAAGATCAGTCAGCAGCAAGGTCGGCCACTCTCGCTCAAGGATAGTGCTGTGCGTCTTCTCATGCGACACAGTTGGCCCGGCAACGTGCGTGAGCTGGAAAACTGCCTGGAACGCGCCTCGGTGATGAGCCCAAATGGTATCATCGATCGCGATGTGGTTTCTCTCTCCGGTCTGCCGGAAAAGACACTTGTCGGTGTACCGGCTCAACCTTTGCCGCCGGTCTTGAAAACTCCTGCCGCCGAAGAAACGACATCGGCGGAGAAGGCCTGGCAGAATGAAGAGCTGGATGAACGCGAGCGGGTGATCGCTGCTCTGGAAGAGGCTGGCTGGGTGCAAGCCAAGGCCGCTCGCCTGCTGGATATGACGCCGCGCCAGATTGCCTACCGCATCAAGATACTCGGAATCTCGGTCAGACGCATCTGA
- the nifB gene encoding nitrogenase cofactor biosynthesis protein NifB: protein MLDGMTRADKQTGCTQTSCGSSNDHLDQMPDAIRERVKNHPCYSEEAHHHYARMHVAVAPACNIQCNYCNRKYDCANESRPGVVSELLTPEQAVRKTLAVAASIPQMTVLGVAGPGDPLANPARTFETFRMLSEQAPDIKLCVSTNGLSLPDCVDELLQYNVDHVTITINAVDPEIGAQIYPWIYWNNRRMRGVKAAKILIERQQKGLEMLIERGVLVKVNSVLIPGVNDAHLKEVSRVIKAKGAFLHNVMPLITEPEHGTYYGVMGQRAPTQQELTELQDACGDMNMMRHCRQCRADAVGLLGEDRGEEFTLDKIDALDVDYAEAMAKRAKVQADIEAERQRQKARQSSLKEQLKAANGKTLFTVNGLTMEQQAPLASVASGAVADRAEQGTLPSDLRPVQMAVASSGQGLINQHFGSAREFMIYEVSPKGARLIGHRKTAQYCTGPVNCGEGDAALPETIEMLKGCEVVLCSKVGFKPWEQLESAGIIPNGEHADEPIVPALMAVYKEMHTSGALGPDCSKTISA, encoded by the coding sequence ATGCTGGATGGAATGACGCGGGCGGACAAACAAACCGGATGCACACAAACTTCCTGTGGCAGCTCCAACGACCATTTGGATCAGATGCCCGACGCCATTCGAGAGCGCGTCAAGAACCATCCCTGCTATTCCGAAGAGGCGCACCATCACTATGCGCGCATGCATGTGGCTGTTGCACCCGCCTGTAACATTCAATGCAACTATTGCAATCGTAAATATGACTGCGCCAATGAAAGCCGCCCCGGTGTCGTCTCAGAGCTTTTGACGCCGGAACAGGCCGTCCGGAAAACCTTGGCGGTGGCCGCCTCCATTCCGCAGATGACGGTTTTGGGCGTTGCTGGTCCAGGTGACCCGCTCGCCAATCCGGCGCGCACCTTTGAGACTTTCCGCATGTTGAGCGAACAGGCGCCGGACATAAAGCTTTGTGTCTCGACCAATGGTCTGTCGCTGCCGGACTGCGTGGATGAATTGCTGCAATATAATGTTGATCATGTGACCATAACCATCAATGCGGTCGACCCTGAAATCGGGGCCCAGATCTATCCTTGGATCTATTGGAACAACCGCCGTATGCGCGGGGTTAAAGCTGCCAAGATCCTGATCGAGCGCCAGCAGAAGGGCCTTGAGATGCTCATTGAGCGCGGGGTGCTTGTCAAGGTCAATTCGGTACTCATACCCGGCGTCAATGATGCGCATCTCAAAGAGGTCAGTCGCGTCATCAAGGCCAAAGGTGCCTTCCTGCATAATGTCATGCCGCTCATCACTGAACCCGAGCATGGCACTTATTATGGTGTGATGGGCCAACGTGCTCCAACCCAGCAGGAGTTGACCGAACTGCAAGATGCGTGCGGTGACATGAACATGATGCGTCACTGTCGTCAATGTCGCGCCGATGCTGTCGGTCTGCTTGGTGAGGATCGTGGCGAGGAATTCACGCTCGACAAGATTGATGCGCTTGATGTCGATTATGCTGAGGCAATGGCAAAACGGGCCAAAGTGCAGGCCGATATCGAGGCTGAGCGGCAGCGTCAGAAGGCGCGGCAATCCAGCCTTAAGGAACAGCTCAAGGCAGCCAATGGCAAAACACTCTTCACCGTCAATGGCCTGACGATGGAGCAACAGGCCCCGCTGGCGTCGGTTGCCTCTGGTGCCGTTGCCGATCGTGCCGAACAAGGCACATTGCCGAGCGACTTGAGGCCCGTGCAAATGGCGGTGGCCAGCAGTGGGCAGGGGCTGATCAATCAGCATTTCGGTTCAGCCAGAGAATTCATGATCTATGAAGTCTCGCCAAAAGGCGCTCGTCTGATAGGTCATCGCAAGACGGCGCAATATTGCACCGGTCCTGTCAACTGCGGAGAGGGCGACGCGGCCTTGCCTGAAACCATCGAGATGCTCAAGGGCTGCGAAGTGGTGCTCTGTTCCAAAGTTGGCTTCAAGCCATGGGAGCAGCTGGAAAGCGCAGGGATCATCCCCAATGGCGAACATGCCGATGAACCGATCGTTCCCGCTTTGATGGCCGTTTACAAAGAGATGCACACTTCCGGTGCCCTCGGGCCAGATTGTTCAAAAACCATCAGCGCATAG
- a CDS encoding 4Fe-4S dicluster domain-containing protein, giving the protein MSYEITNLCVNCHACMDVCPSEAISVGLSQFVINPKACNHCEGDYAHAQCGSICPVEGAILDEFGEAVNPAGSLTGIPPERVAQLVAEGIL; this is encoded by the coding sequence ATGTCATATGAAATCACGAACCTTTGCGTCAATTGCCATGCCTGCATGGATGTTTGTCCCTCAGAGGCGATCAGCGTCGGGCTCAGTCAGTTTGTCATCAACCCCAAGGCTTGCAACCATTGTGAAGGTGACTATGCCCACGCTCAGTGCGGCAGCATTTGTCCGGTTGAGGGGGCAATCCTTGATGAATTCGGCGAGGCCGTGAACCCGGCTGGCAGCCTGACAGGCATTCCGCCGGAACGTGTCGCGCAACTCGTGGCCGAAGGGATTCTGTAA
- a CDS encoding FprA family A-type flavoprotein, producing MSSTFASKPPEEIAPGVNWIGAFDPDLRTFDLILKTANGTTYNAYAIQGADGVAIIDTVKEEFAEQFFARLEAVTTYDAITAVVLNHLELDHAGALPELMRRAPHAHIYVSQRGLKLLQATLKDELANYHYTLTDEGDTLDLGGRTVKFVLTPYLHWPETKCSFLVEDRILFSCDVFGAHFCDERLYNDLVGDFRFSFEYYFKHIMRPFKKWVLQAMDKIEPLAPLMIAPSHGPILRERPMDSVKSYRTLSGSHLPNELSAREKSLLIFYMSAYGATADMARSVYEGASSIEGVRVSLYDLQGGEVEPFVDLIEGADGMIFGSPTINGDAVKPIWDLLASLVAIDTRGKVGAAFGSFGWSGEAVPMIEDRLRGLKMRVPEKGKRIKFHPTEQELDDCRQYGQAIAELLAGKARPKVIDFAEL from the coding sequence ATGTCCTCCACCTTCGCAAGCAAGCCGCCAGAAGAGATTGCACCAGGGGTGAACTGGATCGGGGCGTTCGATCCTGATCTGCGCACCTTCGATCTGATCCTCAAGACTGCCAACGGCACCACTTACAACGCCTATGCCATTCAAGGGGCTGATGGGGTGGCCATCATCGATACGGTGAAGGAAGAGTTCGCCGAGCAATTCTTTGCGCGCCTTGAAGCCGTAACGACCTATGATGCAATCACGGCAGTGGTGCTCAATCATCTCGAGCTTGATCACGCAGGCGCGTTGCCCGAGTTGATGCGTCGTGCGCCGCATGCTCATATCTATGTCTCGCAACGCGGGCTTAAGTTGCTACAGGCAACGCTGAAGGATGAGCTGGCCAACTATCACTATACGCTCACCGACGAAGGTGACACGCTGGATCTTGGCGGGCGCACCGTAAAATTTGTGCTGACACCTTATCTGCATTGGCCTGAAACCAAATGCAGCTTTCTGGTCGAGGACAGAATTCTATTCTCATGCGATGTGTTCGGCGCGCATTTCTGTGATGAGCGGCTCTATAACGATCTGGTCGGGGATTTCCGCTTCTCCTTTGAATATTACTTCAAGCATATCATGCGGCCCTTCAAGAAATGGGTGTTGCAGGCCATGGACAAGATCGAGCCATTGGCCCCATTGATGATTGCTCCTTCACATGGGCCGATCTTGCGAGAGCGCCCGATGGACTCTGTTAAAAGCTATCGAACGCTTTCTGGTTCCCATTTGCCTAACGAGCTATCCGCCAGAGAGAAGAGCCTGCTGATCTTCTATATGAGCGCCTATGGTGCCACGGCCGATATGGCGCGCTCGGTTTATGAAGGTGCCAGCAGCATCGAAGGGGTGCGGGTCTCTCTTTATGATTTGCAAGGCGGAGAGGTCGAACCTTTCGTCGATCTGATCGAGGGTGCCGATGGCATGATCTTTGGCTCGCCAACCATTAATGGGGATGCGGTCAAGCCCATCTGGGATCTGCTGGCTTCGCTCGTTGCGATTGACACACGGGGCAAGGTCGGGGCGGCTTTTGGCTCGTTTGGCTGGTCGGGCGAAGCCGTTCCTATGATTGAAGATCGCCTGCGAGGCCTCAAGATGCGCGTTCCGGAAAAGGGCAAGCGCATCAAGTTTCACCCAACAGAACAGGAGCTGGACGATTGTCGCCAATATGGACAGGCAATCGCCGAACTCCTGGCTGGCAAGGCAAGGCCCAAAGTCATCGACTTTGCCGAACTCTGA
- a CDS encoding 2Fe-2S iron-sulfur cluster-binding protein, producing MAKGKLTFADIDVSVNVPAGTRVIEVSEKVGAGIIYGCREGDCGTCLMKVEEGMENLSEPTVLEDKVLKENMAGKDMRCACQAQIIGEGEVKIKPA from the coding sequence ATGGCAAAAGGAAAACTGACATTCGCGGATATCGATGTGTCCGTCAATGTTCCTGCGGGAACGCGCGTTATCGAAGTATCCGAGAAAGTGGGGGCGGGCATCATCTATGGCTGTCGCGAGGGCGATTGCGGCACTTGCCTGATGAAAGTGGAAGAAGGCATGGAAAATCTGTCCGAGCCGACAGTGTTGGAAGACAAGGTGCTCAAGGAAAATATGGCGGGCAAGGACATGCGTTGCGCCTGTCAGGCCCAGATCATCGGTGAAGGCGAAGTCAAGATCAAGCCAGCTTGA
- a CDS encoding 2Fe-2S iron-sulfur cluster binding domain-containing protein, with protein sequence MPKIIFQHPEFDEMEIYAPAGSHKKTVLELAKEYKVPIHFDCGDGECGSCVIKVSDIDGGPTHMGVHMTDKEKNVLQELGKLSKDELEKVIVNDMPSDWRLACQMIVRDEDIRITYESA encoded by the coding sequence ATGCCAAAGATCATATTTCAGCATCCAGAATTTGATGAAATGGAAATTTACGCGCCGGCTGGCAGTCATAAGAAGACCGTGTTGGAGTTGGCCAAAGAATACAAGGTTCCCATCCATTTTGATTGCGGCGACGGGGAGTGCGGCTCCTGTGTCATCAAGGTCAGCGATATCGATGGCGGTCCGACCCATATGGGCGTTCATATGACGGACAAGGAGAAGAATGTCCTGCAGGAGCTGGGCAAATTGTCTAAGGATGAGCTTGAAAAAGTCATTGTCAACGATATGCCAAGCGACTGGCGTCTGGCTTGCCAGATGATTGTTCGCGATGAGGACATCCGCATCACTTACGAGAGCGCATGA
- a CDS encoding nitrogen fixation protein NifQ produces the protein MMYIARDDGLNIIEDHKASIDHQALYERLMSCACNSRGKGNTPFLAQMLASWMCGQGALPRFMGLDEETFKAMISGSFAQFKNAGLQTRCDIEPDRANELEDVKTLLLDHRSHQSDEELWIAQIVATGSMGSDHLWSDLGLFARKSLGEMLLYNFRPLAEQNTNNMRWKKFFYRQLCAKEGFVLCRSPSCETCSEYTVCFAPEGA, from the coding sequence ATGATGTATATCGCAAGAGATGACGGGCTGAATATTATTGAGGACCACAAGGCCAGTATCGATCATCAGGCGCTCTATGAGCGCTTGATGTCTTGCGCCTGTAATTCCAGAGGCAAGGGCAATACTCCATTTCTTGCGCAAATGCTCGCCAGTTGGATGTGCGGGCAGGGCGCATTGCCGCGTTTTATGGGCCTTGATGAAGAGACATTCAAGGCCATGATCAGCGGCTCATTTGCCCAGTTCAAAAATGCCGGACTGCAAACCCGCTGCGACATTGAACCGGACCGCGCAAATGAACTGGAGGATGTCAAAACTCTGTTGCTCGACCATCGCAGCCATCAGAGCGATGAGGAACTATGGATCGCCCAGATTGTTGCGACCGGCAGCATGGGCTCGGACCATCTCTGGTCTGATCTGGGATTGTTTGCGCGCAAGAGTCTTGGCGAGATGCTGCTATATAACTTTCGCCCACTCGCCGAGCAAAACACAAACAATATGCGCTGGAAAAAATTCTTCTATCGTCAGCTCTGTGCCAAAGAGGGTTTTGTCCTCTGTCGGTCCCCCAGTTGCGAAACATGCAGTGAATATACTGTCTGTTTCGCTCCGGAAGGCGCCTGA
- a CDS encoding hemerythrin domain-containing protein translates to MTLIEWEEGRHLVGVDEMDSVHQEFTLIVNRLGETQDPSIFKSLFIQLLEHTQEHFALEDQLMEETGFRGFDEHREEHERVLKQMHYINEKVQAGNLDFGRAFVEDLPRWFDLHADTMDNALAVHLKAAPEADSFAV, encoded by the coding sequence ATGACATTAATAGAGTGGGAAGAAGGTCGGCACCTTGTGGGTGTTGACGAAATGGATTCTGTCCATCAGGAATTTACTTTGATTGTAAACAGGCTGGGTGAAACGCAAGACCCATCCATTTTCAAGTCCTTGTTCATACAGCTTCTGGAACATACGCAAGAGCATTTCGCCCTTGAAGATCAGCTCATGGAAGAAACAGGATTCAGAGGGTTTGATGAGCATCGCGAAGAGCACGAACGTGTTCTCAAGCAGATGCACTATATCAATGAAAAGGTGCAAGCGGGCAATCTCGATTTCGGGCGCGCCTTCGTCGAGGATCTGCCACGCTGGTTCGACCTGCATGCAGATACGATGGACAACGCCCTGGCGGTCCATTTAAAAGCAGCACCAGAAGCGGACAGTTTCGCCGTCTGA
- a CDS encoding SIR2 family protein has product MDKIRSGEVVPYLGPGVLFDACNRSSGEPMPADSDSLILAMNKGRPMAPKLMYEFPRAAMNLELKRGRRFIEQFLTRLYKAEDWSRAALHDWIKSVAPPYVIDINRDLQLQQSYSGTPHYLVRGLARIGGTDYRFTINRYDGERYVPIGPEELKDDLPILFKPLGSPEPTASYVASDADFVDYLTELMGGFGVPSFLKGYRKEKQYLFLGMRFVRDTERMVMSDITYDAGSPTGWALIKQPTPKEIRYCTKKTIEIIEMDVSDFLEKTAIPVSSHAML; this is encoded by the coding sequence ATGGACAAAATCCGTAGTGGTGAGGTCGTCCCCTATCTTGGGCCCGGCGTGCTGTTTGATGCCTGCAACCGATCAAGCGGCGAACCAATGCCCGCCGATAGCGACAGCCTCATCCTTGCCATGAACAAGGGCCGCCCGATGGCTCCAAAACTGATGTATGAGTTCCCGCGCGCCGCGATGAATCTCGAACTGAAACGCGGCCGTCGCTTCATCGAACAGTTTCTCACACGTCTTTATAAGGCAGAGGACTGGAGCCGTGCGGCGCTGCATGACTGGATCAAGTCTGTGGCCCCACCTTATGTCATCGACATCAACCGGGACTTGCAGCTCCAGCAGAGCTATTCTGGCACGCCGCACTATCTCGTACGTGGGCTCGCCCGTATCGGAGGAACTGATTACAGATTCACGATCAACCGTTATGATGGCGAGCGCTATGTTCCCATTGGCCCTGAAGAGCTAAAGGACGATCTACCGATCCTTTTCAAGCCGCTCGGTTCGCCTGAGCCGACCGCCAGCTATGTCGCTTCTGATGCAGATTTTGTCGACTATCTAACAGAGCTCATGGGCGGGTTCGGTGTGCCCTCATTCCTGAAGGGCTATCGCAAAGAAAAACAATATCTGTTTTTGGGCATGCGGTTTGTTCGCGATACGGAACGCATGGTCATGTCAGACATCACGTATGATGCAGGCTCTCCAACCGGTTGGGCGCTGATCAAACAACCGACACCGAAGGAAATCCGCTATTGCACCAAGAAGACCATAGAAATCATCGAAATGGATGTTTCTGACTTTCTGGAGAAAACAGCTATTCCCGTTTCGTCGCACGCTATGCTATAA
- the nifH gene encoding nitrogenase iron protein, with amino-acid sequence MALRQCAIYGKGGIGKSTTTQNLVAGLAELGKKVMIVGCDPKADSTRLILHAKAQTTIMHLAAEAGSVEDLELDDVLKVGFGDIKCVESGGPEPGVGCAGRGVITAINFLEEEGAYEDDLDFVFYDVLGDVVCGGFAMPIRENKAQEIYIVCSGEMMAMYAANNISKGIVKYANSGSVRLAGLICNSRNTDREDELIEALAAKLGTRMIHFVPRDNVVQHAEIRRMTVIEYDPKAKQAQEYRDLAQKIIDNDRFVIPEPISMDDLEDLLMEFGIMEVEDESIVGKAADSAVA; translated from the coding sequence ATGGCACTTCGTCAATGCGCAATTTACGGCAAGGGGGGCATCGGTAAGTCCACCACCACGCAGAACCTCGTTGCTGGCCTCGCAGAGCTTGGCAAAAAAGTCATGATCGTCGGCTGCGACCCAAAAGCAGACTCCACGCGCCTTATTCTGCATGCAAAAGCCCAGACCACTATTATGCACCTGGCTGCGGAAGCAGGGTCTGTCGAAGATCTGGAACTGGATGATGTTCTGAAGGTCGGTTTCGGCGACATCAAGTGCGTTGAATCCGGTGGCCCAGAACCTGGAGTTGGCTGCGCAGGGCGTGGTGTTATTACGGCCATCAACTTCCTTGAGGAAGAAGGGGCCTATGAAGACGATTTGGACTTCGTCTTCTATGACGTACTCGGGGACGTGGTTTGCGGCGGGTTCGCCATGCCAATTCGTGAAAACAAGGCGCAGGAAATCTATATCGTCTGCTCCGGTGAGATGATGGCCATGTATGCGGCCAACAACATCTCCAAAGGCATCGTGAAATACGCCAATTCCGGTAGCGTGCGTCTTGCTGGCCTTATTTGTAACTCCCGTAACACCGACCGCGAAGACGAACTGATCGAAGCTCTGGCTGCAAAGCTCGGGACCCGGATGATCCATTTCGTCCCGCGCGACAACGTTGTGCAGCACGCTGAAATCCGTCGTATGACCGTGATCGAATATGACCCGAAAGCCAAGCAGGCTCAGGAATATCGCGATCTGGCTCAAAAGATCATCGACAATGATCGCTTTGTCATTCCGGAACCAATTTCCATGGATGATCTGGAAGATCTGCTGATGGAATTCGGCATCATGGAAGTCGAAGACGAGAGCATCGTTGGTAAAGCTGCCGACAGCGCTGTGGCCTGA